A region from the Streptomyces lydicus genome encodes:
- a CDS encoding histidine phosphatase family protein → MSDLLLVRHGETEWSRDGRHTSWTDLPLTAVGEEQARALRPLLSDRKIGQVYASPMKRALRTAELAGLARPQTDADLREWDYGGYEGIATAEIHRSRPGWYLFTDGVPEGPDGHPGESPEQVGARADRVLARIVPQLAADEGDVALVAHAHFLRVLAARRLGLPPGAGGLFTFETGAVGVLGTEHDRPAVVAWNARSL, encoded by the coding sequence GTGAGCGACCTCCTTCTGGTCCGGCACGGCGAGACCGAGTGGAGCCGGGACGGCAGGCACACCAGCTGGACCGATCTGCCGCTGACCGCGGTCGGTGAGGAGCAGGCCCGCGCACTGCGGCCGCTGCTGTCGGACCGGAAGATCGGGCAGGTGTACGCCAGCCCGATGAAGCGGGCGCTGCGCACCGCCGAACTGGCGGGCCTCGCCCGCCCGCAGACCGACGCCGACCTGCGGGAATGGGACTACGGCGGCTACGAGGGCATCGCCACCGCCGAGATCCACCGCAGCCGTCCCGGCTGGTATCTGTTCACCGACGGTGTCCCCGAGGGGCCCGACGGGCACCCCGGGGAGTCACCCGAGCAGGTCGGGGCGCGTGCGGACCGGGTGCTGGCGCGGATCGTGCCGCAGCTGGCCGCCGATGAGGGGGATGTGGCGCTGGTGGCGCACGCCCACTTCCTGCGGGTGCTGGCCGCCCGCAGGCTCGGACTGCCGCCCGGCGCCGGCGGGCTGTTCACGTTCGAGACCGGGGCGGTGGGCGTCCTGGGCACGGAGCACGACCGCCCCGCCGTGGTCGCCTGGAACGCCCGGAGTCTGTAG
- a CDS encoding rod shape-determining protein: protein MTISLAQLRRCSAAVDLGAARTRVYVKNQGLVVDEPTVAAINTRTGALLAVGAQAEVMDGRTPDYIRVVRPVSNGTIVDIDMAQRLLRTLVGERLRKTWRRRPTTRAAVCLPYGSEPLAQRAAVETLTGLGARRVELVDTLVAAAVGSGLPVEQPEATMIVVCGAGTTQVAVLSLGSIVAAENVPVGGNAIDHAVIQHLRLHHELMLAGQAVRPLQLILSGGDGLTPGSTEVHGRDVVSGMARSVHVDTERVRDAITTPLTAILDGIGSVLRRCPPDLVADLGERGIVLAGGSALIPGLEPMIHQATTMPVHTADRPDICAVMGLGAMIEGKVQPLHLDPMDP from the coding sequence ATGACCATCAGCCTCGCCCAATTGCGGCGGTGCTCGGCCGCCGTCGACCTCGGAGCGGCCCGGACCAGGGTGTATGTGAAAAACCAGGGGCTGGTCGTCGATGAACCGACCGTCGCCGCCATCAACACCCGTACCGGGGCACTGCTGGCCGTGGGCGCCCAGGCCGAGGTGATGGACGGGCGCACCCCCGACTACATCCGGGTGGTGCGCCCGGTCTCCAACGGCACCATCGTCGACATCGACATGGCCCAGCGGCTGCTGCGCACCCTGGTCGGCGAGCGGCTGCGCAAGACCTGGCGGCGCCGCCCCACGACGCGGGCCGCGGTCTGCCTCCCGTACGGCAGCGAGCCGCTGGCCCAGCGGGCGGCCGTGGAGACGCTGACGGGGCTGGGGGCACGGCGGGTGGAGCTGGTCGACACCCTGGTCGCCGCCGCGGTGGGCTCCGGACTGCCGGTGGAGCAGCCGGAGGCCACCATGATCGTGGTGTGTGGTGCGGGAACCACGCAGGTCGCGGTGCTCTCGCTCGGTTCGATCGTGGCGGCGGAGAACGTTCCGGTGGGCGGAAACGCCATCGACCACGCAGTGATCCAGCACCTGCGGCTGCACCACGAGCTGATGCTGGCGGGCCAGGCGGTACGTCCGCTGCAGCTGATCCTCTCCGGCGGCGACGGCCTGACACCCGGCTCCACCGAGGTGCACGGCCGGGATGTGGTCAGCGGGATGGCGCGCTCCGTGCACGTCGACACCGAGCGGGTACGGGACGCCATCACCACCCCGCTGACCGCGATCCTCGACGGCATCGGGTCGGTGCTGCGCCGCTGCCCGCCGGATCTGGTGGCCGACCTCGGGGAGCGCGGCATCGTGCTCGCCGGCGGCAGTGCGCTGATCCCCGGACTGGAGCCGATGATCCATCAGGCCACGACCATGCCGGTGCACACCGCGGACCGCCCCGACATCTGTGCCGTCATGGGGCTCGGCGCCATGATCGAGGGCAAGGTGCAACCCCTGCACCTCGATCCGATGGACCCGTAG
- the trxA gene encoding thioredoxin, producing the protein MSTIELTKDNFDEIVSGNDFVLIDFWAEWCGPCKQFGPVFEKSSETHDDLVFAKVDTEAQPELAQALQIQSIPTVMIVRENIAVFAQPGALPAEALEDVIGQARALDMDEVRASVTEAQQNEQAEAAEQGQQAQGS; encoded by the coding sequence ATGAGCACCATCGAGCTCACCAAGGACAACTTCGACGAAATCGTGTCCGGCAACGATTTCGTCCTCATCGACTTCTGGGCCGAGTGGTGCGGGCCGTGCAAGCAGTTCGGCCCGGTCTTCGAGAAGTCGTCCGAGACGCATGACGACCTGGTCTTCGCCAAGGTCGACACGGAGGCGCAGCCCGAGCTGGCCCAGGCCCTCCAGATCCAGTCCATCCCGACCGTGATGATCGTCCGCGAGAACATCGCGGTCTTCGCCCAGCCGGGCGCACTGCCCGCCGAGGCCCTGGAGGACGTCATCGGCCAGGCCCGCGCACTGGACATGGACGAGGTCCGCGCCTCGGTCACCGAGGCCCAGCAGAACGAGCAGGCCGAGGCCGCCGAGCAGGGGCAGCAGGCGCAGGGCTCGTGA
- a CDS encoding cupin domain-containing protein, translating to MMEVKTVDKPDERRDFPRGHLEALHLTGLDFAVATFEPGWHWTESIGPIVGTKSCEVHHNCYMVQGRMRLRMNDGAESEVGPGDVFVCPPGHDAWVVGDEQVILYDFAGGMATDYAKAKS from the coding sequence ATGATGGAAGTCAAGACGGTCGACAAGCCGGATGAACGGCGCGACTTTCCCCGGGGCCACCTCGAAGCCCTGCACCTCACCGGACTGGACTTTGCCGTGGCCACCTTCGAGCCCGGCTGGCACTGGACGGAGTCGATAGGGCCGATCGTCGGGACCAAAAGCTGCGAGGTACACCACAACTGCTACATGGTCCAGGGCCGGATGCGTCTGCGGATGAACGACGGCGCGGAGTCCGAAGTGGGCCCCGGCGACGTGTTCGTCTGTCCGCCCGGTCACGATGCCTGGGTCGTGGGGGACGAGCAGGTGATCCTGTACGACTTCGCGGGCGGTATGGCGACCGACTACGCCAAGGCGAAGAGCTAG
- a CDS encoding TetR/AcrR family transcriptional regulator C-terminal domain-containing protein, whose amino-acid sequence MEQSSPPPYRKIADAIRGRIATGELTPGDRVPSTRRITQEWGVAMATATKVLMTLRQEGLVRVVPGVGTVVAEPQRTARSGGPARERRPRETDSGLSRESVVRAGIKVADAEGLRALSMRRVAAEFGVSSMALYRHVAGKDELVLLMADAAFLDVELPEPAPDGWRARMEAGARLQWELYRRHPWLAQYLSITRPQPMPRAMALVEWTMARVRGMDPVTLIHMALTLLSFVLATAAGFEDDLEAEQETGMDQAQWMATMEPTFEGILTLGSYPMYAGASAIGEDVVNQDSLFEFGLARLLDGMETLVGRSATGAGDTDGAGGIDGAG is encoded by the coding sequence GTGGAGCAGTCGTCCCCACCGCCCTACCGCAAGATCGCCGACGCGATCCGGGGCCGTATCGCCACCGGCGAGCTGACACCGGGCGACCGGGTGCCCTCGACCCGGCGGATCACCCAGGAGTGGGGGGTGGCGATGGCGACCGCCACCAAGGTGCTGATGACGCTGCGTCAGGAAGGACTCGTACGGGTCGTACCGGGGGTGGGCACGGTCGTGGCCGAGCCGCAGCGGACCGCCCGCAGCGGCGGGCCCGCGCGGGAGCGGCGGCCGCGCGAGACGGACAGCGGGCTGAGCCGCGAGAGCGTCGTACGGGCCGGGATCAAGGTCGCCGATGCCGAGGGGCTGCGGGCGCTGTCGATGCGCCGGGTCGCCGCCGAGTTCGGGGTGTCCTCGATGGCGCTCTACCGTCATGTGGCCGGCAAGGACGAGCTGGTGCTGCTGATGGCGGACGCCGCGTTCCTCGACGTCGAGCTGCCCGAACCGGCGCCGGACGGCTGGCGCGCACGGATGGAGGCGGGCGCACGGCTGCAGTGGGAGCTCTACCGGCGGCACCCCTGGCTGGCGCAGTATCTGTCGATCACCCGGCCGCAGCCGATGCCACGGGCGATGGCGCTGGTCGAGTGGACCATGGCGCGGGTCCGGGGGATGGACCCGGTGACGCTGATCCACATGGCGCTGACGCTGCTGAGCTTCGTGCTGGCCACCGCCGCCGGCTTCGAGGACGATCTGGAGGCCGAGCAGGAGACCGGCATGGACCAGGCGCAGTGGATGGCCACGATGGAGCCGACGTTCGAGGGGATCCTCACCTTGGGCTCCTACCCCATGTACGCGGGGGCCTCGGCGATAGGTGAGGACGTGGTGAATCAGGACTCGCTCTTCGAGTTCGGGCTGGCCCGGCTGCTGGACGGGATGGAAACGCTCGTCGGGCGGTCGGCGACGGGGGCCGGTGACACCGACGGCGCCGGTGGTATCGACGGCGCCGGCTGA